A window from Fibrobacter succinogenes encodes these proteins:
- a CDS encoding phosphorylcholine transferase LicD has protein sequence MTEPERIVAKGIVPPSFLQEETICDFFVDSSRKKVWAIELDILIEFDRICKKHGLKYFLMCGTLLGAIRHKGFIPWDDDIDVAMPRDDFNKLNTLQDEFKHPFFLQTPLTDKEFAGSHTCIRNTNTSAISPIIRFQKMNHGLFIDVFALDHFVPEGAEERFAEINLLNIENGTFMRLTNPELNEKNRERVKNYHRDHIADYKRIHEIASMFNDRETEKLAILTWTAEPLEQNVWDAKDFDESVDVEFEGYRFPAPAGYRNILTQLFGNYMEFPPVEKRGAQHSQYVLDPDTPYAEFLRTFKMG, from the coding sequence ATGACTGAACCCGAAAGAATTGTCGCTAAAGGAATCGTTCCGCCCTCGTTTTTGCAAGAAGAAACGATATGCGATTTTTTTGTGGATTCCTCCCGCAAAAAGGTATGGGCCATCGAACTCGATATCTTGATTGAATTCGACCGCATATGCAAAAAGCACGGCCTGAAATATTTCTTGATGTGCGGGACGCTCCTCGGTGCCATTCGTCACAAGGGATTCATCCCGTGGGACGACGATATCGATGTCGCCATGCCTCGCGACGATTTCAACAAGCTGAACACGCTGCAAGATGAATTCAAACATCCGTTTTTCTTGCAGACGCCGCTCACCGACAAAGAATTCGCAGGTTCGCACACTTGTATCCGCAACACGAATACGAGCGCTATCAGCCCTATCATCCGGTTCCAAAAGATGAACCACGGGCTTTTCATCGACGTTTTCGCGCTGGACCATTTTGTACCGGAAGGAGCCGAAGAGCGCTTTGCCGAAATAAACCTGCTGAACATCGAGAACGGAACGTTCATGCGGCTAACCAACCCGGAGCTGAACGAGAAAAACCGCGAGCGCGTAAAAAACTACCACAGGGACCATATCGCGGACTACAAGAGAATCCATGAAATCGCGAGTATGTTCAACGACCGCGAAACAGAAAAACTGGCCATCCTGACATGGACGGCAGAACCGCTAGAACAAAACGTGTGGGACGCAAAGGACTTTGACGAATCGGTGGATGTTGAATTCGAAGGGTATCGTTTCCCGGCACCTGCAGGATATCGCAACATTCTCACACAGTTGTTCGGGAACTACATGGAATTCCCGCCCGTAGAAAAAAGAGGAGCCCAACACAGTCAATACGTGCTGGACCCCGATACGCCCTATGCGGAATTCCTGCGCACCTTCAAGATGGGCTAG
- a CDS encoding DUF6564 domain-containing protein produces the protein MKYLIITVAGTATRFNRDTEKETLKCLYYKDSPKFALLPQLLKNCGEYDKYIIVGGYLYSALEEYVKENLQAYGDKIKLVYNEHFKDYGSGYSLYKGIEAVKEPGDVTFVEGDLFFLKENFKKVYDSEKSVLTINREPIYSNKAVALYVSTDGRPHYLYDTNHSSLTIPEPFLAVFNSAQMWKFQSAEKLHEAVASLTEKQLQGTNLEIIQAYFNKLTREEYDVVTFDTWYNCNTVADYNIVRELME, from the coding sequence ATGAAATACCTGATTATTACTGTTGCCGGGACGGCGACCCGCTTTAACAGGGACACTGAAAAGGAAACCCTGAAGTGCCTCTATTACAAGGACTCCCCGAAGTTCGCGCTTCTGCCGCAGCTTTTGAAAAATTGCGGCGAATACGACAAGTACATCATCGTGGGCGGCTATCTCTATTCCGCTCTCGAAGAATATGTGAAGGAAAACCTCCAGGCCTATGGCGACAAGATTAAACTTGTCTATAACGAGCATTTCAAGGACTATGGCTCGGGTTATAGTTTGTACAAGGGCATTGAGGCCGTGAAAGAACCGGGCGATGTCACCTTTGTCGAAGGTGATCTGTTCTTCTTGAAAGAAAATTTCAAGAAGGTCTATGACAGCGAAAAGAGCGTGCTCACGATCAATCGCGAACCAATCTATTCGAACAAGGCCGTAGCGCTTTACGTATCGACGGATGGCCGTCCGCATTACTTGTACGACACGAACCATTCTTCGCTCACGATTCCGGAGCCGTTCCTCGCAGTATTCAATTCTGCGCAGATGTGGAAGTTCCAGTCGGCAGAAAAACTGCACGAGGCCGTCGCTTCCTTGACCGAAAAGCAACTTCAAGGAACAAACCTCGAAATTATTCAGGCGTATTTCAACAAGCTTACCCGTGAAGAATATGACGTGGTCACGTTTGATACCTGGTATAACTGTAACACTGTTGCGGACTACAACATTGTCCGTGAACTTATGGAGTAA
- a CDS encoding NAD(P)-dependent oxidoreductase, translating to MKKNLYVISGATGMTGSELSHQLLKDDNIVVGFDNFFASSIDTVKDLVGRDDFIFFEYDINNAEHMAAVADKVKSLKGSYSGRLIFINCAAVVHTKHFYEVEHTFQTNVISMKTFLEMAIELGADTYINCSTSEVYSMQSWNANGGVRESDFLVMATAEHSQRTSYAVGKLLTEFFMKDAVDKGKIKGCSIRFANVYSKHERFADHIIPHIINNLLEKPEVTLLENSKVNKRTFLHNIDSCRAVMELIESPEALDGTVYNVATEEEISIVDLVKLIAKKMGMDDVKIKFEGYRKSDPERRLLNTDKIRTRTHWKPVVTLEEGLEMCVKSIER from the coding sequence ATGAAGAAAAATCTGTATGTCATAAGTGGTGCTACCGGCATGACCGGCAGCGAACTTTCGCACCAGTTGTTGAAGGACGACAACATCGTGGTCGGTTTCGACAACTTCTTTGCAAGTTCCATCGACACGGTGAAGGACTTGGTCGGTCGCGATGACTTTATCTTTTTTGAATACGACATCAACAATGCCGAACACATGGCCGCTGTCGCCGACAAGGTGAAGAGCCTCAAGGGGTCGTATTCCGGCCGCCTGATATTTATCAACTGCGCAGCAGTGGTCCACACCAAGCATTTCTACGAAGTGGAACACACGTTCCAGACAAACGTCATCTCGATGAAGACTTTCCTCGAAATGGCCATTGAACTTGGTGCAGATACTTACATCAACTGCTCGACCTCTGAAGTGTATTCCATGCAGTCGTGGAACGCTAACGGCGGCGTCCGCGAATCGGACTTCTTGGTCATGGCAACGGCAGAGCACAGCCAGCGCACGAGTTACGCCGTCGGCAAGCTCCTTACGGAATTCTTCATGAAGGATGCCGTGGACAAGGGCAAGATCAAGGGTTGCTCCATCCGCTTTGCGAACGTATACAGCAAGCATGAACGTTTTGCTGACCACATTATCCCGCACATCATCAATAACCTCCTCGAAAAGCCCGAAGTCACGTTGCTCGAGAATTCGAAGGTCAACAAGCGTACATTCCTCCACAATATCGACAGCTGCCGCGCTGTGATGGAATTGATAGAATCGCCCGAGGCTCTTGACGGTACTGTCTATAACGTCGCGACCGAAGAGGAAATTTCCATTGTCGATCTCGTGAAGCTTATCGCGAAGAAGATGGGCATGGACGACGTGAAAATCAAGTTTGAAGGTTACCGCAAGTCCGACCCGGAACGTCGCTTGCTCAATACAGATAAAATCCGTACGCGTACCCACTGGAAACCGGTCGTTACGCTGGAAGAAGGCCTTGAAATGTGCGTAAAGAGTATTGAAAGATGA